The Sorangiineae bacterium MSr11954 DNA segment GGTCGCAAAGCGACCAGCAGAGGCGTGGATGGGATTCGAACCCACGTATGATGGTTTTGCAAACCATTGCCTAACCACTTGGCTACCACGCCGTTGCGTCTCGTCGGAAGCGGACGCACCGTATCAGCATCTCTCCCCCATGCGAAGCACCATTCGCCGGGGCAGACGGAAAAGCCGAAAATGGCAGGCGGGCGAGGCCGAAACCGTTACGCCTTGGGGGTCAGGACGGTCGTGCCCCCCATGTACGGCACCAGCGCCTTGGGCACGGTCACCGAACCGTCGGGGTTCTGATGGTTCTCGAGCAGCGGAATGAGGATGCGCGGGCTCGCGATGGCCGTGTTGTTCAGGGTGTACGGGTAGACGAGCGATCCGTTGGCGAGGCGCAGGCGGATGTTCGAGCGGCGGGCTTGGAAGTCGCCCATGGTGGAGCATGAGTGCGTCTCGGAGTAGGTGCCGCGCCCCGGCATCCAGGACTCCACCTCGTGCTTGCGCGTTTGCCCCAGCCCAATCTCGCCCGTGCATGCGAGCGCCACCCGGTAGGGGATCTCCAGCGCCGTCAGGATGGCCTCGGCGTTGTCCAAGAGCCGGTAGTGCTCTTTTTCGGCGATCTCCTCGTCGGGTAGACAAAAGACGACCTGCTCGACCTTGGTGAACTGGTGCACCCGGTACAGACCGCGCGTGTCCTTGCCGTGCGCACCGGCCTCGCGGCGGAAGCACGGGGAGAGGCCGGCGTAGCGGATGGGCAGCTGGGCCTCGTCCAGGGTGTCGTCCGCGTGGAGCGAGACCAGCGGGACCTCGCTGGTGCCGATGAGGAAAAGCTCGTCGGCCGTGATCGCGTACGCGTCTTCTTTTCCGATGGGGAAGAAGCCGGTGCCCTGCATCGCGCGCTCTTTCACCATCACCGGCGGGATGACCATCGTCAGACCGCGCTGCACCAAAAGGTCGATGACGAACCGGGTGACCGCCAGCTCCAAGAGCGCGCCGTTGCCGATGAGCGCGTACGAGCGCGCCCCCGCATAGCGACGCGGGCCCTCCGTGTTGACCAAGCCGAGCTTGTCCATCAGCTCCACGTGATCGAGCGGCTTGAAGTCGAACCGGCGCGGCGTTCCCACCTTGCGGATCTCGACGTTGTCTTCCTCACCCTGGCCGACCGGGACCTCGGGCCGTGGCACGCTTGGCACCAGCAGCATCAAGCCCTCGTAGCGGCGGGTGATCTCGGCCAGCTCCGGCTCGAGCTTCTCGATG contains these protein-coding regions:
- the serS gene encoding serine--tRNA ligase, with the protein product MLDIAFIRQNAELVRAAIKNKRFDLDLDELFSVDKQRREAITVLDEKRARKNQVAAAIPKAPKEERPKLVEEGKEIKAAIEKLEPELAEITRRYEGLMLLVPSVPRPEVPVGQGEEDNVEIRKVGTPRRFDFKPLDHVELMDKLGLVNTEGPRRYAGARSYALIGNGALLELAVTRFVIDLLVQRGLTMVIPPVMVKERAMQGTGFFPIGKEDAYAITADELFLIGTSEVPLVSLHADDTLDEAQLPIRYAGLSPCFRREAGAHGKDTRGLYRVHQFTKVEQVVFCLPDEEIAEKEHYRLLDNAEAILTALEIPYRVALACTGEIGLGQTRKHEVESWMPGRGTYSETHSCSTMGDFQARRSNIRLRLANGSLVYPYTLNNTAIASPRILIPLLENHQNPDGSVTVPKALVPYMGGTTVLTPKA